In the Parashewanella tropica genome, GTGACTTAAGCACTTTAGCAACACCAGTACCAATCTTATGACCAATAGCACGGCCTTCACTTAAAAGCTCACCACGAGTTTTTAGATGATAACGCTCAATTAATTGAACATCTTCACGACTGCGTACTGTTTCTGGGCGTGCTTGAACGATGTAAAGCTTGCCATCATTACCGTCTTTCGCCCACTCGATATCCATTGGACGACCGTAGTGCTTTTCAATGATCATCGCTTGCTTAGCAAGTTCCATGACTTCTTCATCAGAAACAGAGAATTGACGACGGTTTTCAGCTTCTACATCTTCAATCTTAACTTGCTTACCATGGCTAGCATCGTCCGAGTAAACCATTTGAATTAGCTTGCTACCGATGTTGCGACGGACAACGGCTTTATGGCCTGCTTTAAGTGTTGGCTTATGAACATAAAATTCATCTGGGTTTACAGCGCCCTGTACAACCATTTCACCCAAACCAAATGATGAAGTAATGAATACAACGTCATTGTTACCAGACTCAGTATCCATGGTGAACATAACACCAGACGCTGCTTTATCTGAACGAACCATGCGCTGGATACCAGCAGAAAGTGCTACGCCGCGGTGATCATACCCTTGGTGAACACGGTAAGAAATGGCACGGTCGTTAAATAAAGACGCAAATACGTGCTTGATGGCTACAAGAACTGAATCGTAACCTTTAACGTTTAGGAAAGTTTCTTGCTGACCAGCAAAAGAAGCATCAGGCATATCTTCTGCAGTTGCAGATGAACGAACAGCAAATGAAGCGTCTTGAGTTTCAGATGAAAGCTTGTCATAAGCTTCACGAATGGCTTGTTCTAATTCTGGTTGGAATGGGGTGTCGATTACCCATTGTCTGATCTGTGCGCCAACTTTAGCAAGTTGATTAACATCATCTACATCCAATGTATCTAAGATTTCATAAATCTTCTGATTAACTCCACTTTGCTCAAGAAATTCATTAAACGCATGTGAAGTAGTTGCAAAGCCTCCTGGAACCTGAACACCAGCATTAGATAAGTTGCTGATCATCTCGCCAAGAGATGCATTTTTACCGCCAACAGTGTTGACGTCGCCCATGCCTAATTCTTGATACCAGAGTACATATTGTTGCACAGTTCTATCTCCGTGTGTGTGAAATACTGATTCTGATAAGAGTTTTAAACTGTAACACTTTCAACCTAGCTTTCATTTACTCAAAGAGCACTCAATACGGTTAAAAACCTTTACACTAAGTTCATCTTGAAGCACTCAAAAACAAACCAAGTATTTACAGAGGGTTAAAGTAAAACTTCTATCAGAATAAGTATCTAGCCCTTCACAGAATTGCAACGGCATTTTACACTCCGTTATGAGAGTCGTAAACGTATAATTTCATTTGTAATTTTATTACCACAAGAGGCAGTTATGGTACCAAAGGTATTCTTTATTTCAGACGGAACAGCAATCACTGCAGAGGTATTCGGGCATGCGGTTTTGTCGCAATTCCCCATTGATTTTGAACAAGTTACAATTCCTTTTGTGGAGACAATAAAAAAAGCAGAAGAAGTTACCAAACAGATAAATGATAGTTTTATTACAACAGGCGTACAGCCTTTGGTCTTTCATTCCATCGTAAAGCCAGAAATCCGACATATAATTACAGCGTCCGAAGGAGCGAATTATGATTTCTTAAATACTTTTGTTGCGCCACTTGAGGAACAATTAGGTATAAAGGCAGCACCAAAAGTACATAGAACCCATGGGAAAACCAATGGTGCTTACGAAAACAGAATCCATGCTATCAACTTTTCATTAGATAATGATGACGGACAAACCCTAAAGCACATGGATGAAGCCGACATTATTCTTTTAGGTGTTTCACGTTGCGGCAAAACACCATCGAGTTTATATCTATCTATGCAATTTGGCATAAAAGCGGCCAACTATCCTTTTGTTGAGGATGACATGGACAACCTCAAACTGCCTGAAGCCTTGAAGCGCAACAAAAAGAAATTGTTTGGTTTAACTATCGACCCAATGCGCTTACATGAAATTAGACAAGGACGAATGCAGAATAGTCGTTACTCTTCGCTAAGGCAGTGCAGAATTGAAGTAAAAGAAGTTGAAATGCTTTATAAGAAAGAACGTATTCCTTATATAAGCACTACCAACCATTCTGTTGAAGAAATTTCAGCTAAAATCCTTGATATTACAGGGCTAGAAAGACATATGTTTTGATCTCAAAAAATCGCATTAGATTACATCTGTAGTGGCTCTTCTCGAGTCACTACCACACCTAACCAGAAAAAGTTAACGGTTTACTGCTTTCAATCAATTAATCTCATCAATTTAAAAGAAAAGACACTGCGAATGTGACACGCTTCCGTTATAATCGTTAGCATTTGGCAACAGCGCCCTATATTTGTTTGGATAGTTAATGACCATTAAAACAGACGAATTAAGAACGTCACTACTTTGTAAAGTTATATCTCCTTCGCAATTAGCTTCAGAATACCCATTAACGAGTCATGCAGCTGAATATTTAATGCAGCAACGTCGTGAAGTTGAAGCCATTATAGAAGGTACTGACCAACGTTTATTAGTAATCGTTGGTCCTTGTTCTATTCATGATACCGAAGCTGCACTGGACTATGCCAAGCGCTTAGCGGTTTTACACCACGAATTGAAACAAGATCTCTGTATTGTTATGCGTGTCTATTTTGAAAAACCACGCACTATTGTAGGTTGGAAAGGCTTAATTTCTGATCCAGATCTAGACGGTAGTTTCAGCCCAAATAAAGGTTTAAGAAAAGCTCGTCATTTGTTACAGCAAATTACTGAGTTGAATTTACCTATCGCCACTGAGTTCTTGGACATGGTTAACGGTCAGTATATTGCTGACTTGATCACTTGGGGAGCGATTGGTGCTCGTACTACTGAAAGCCAAATTCATCGTGAAATGGCTTCCGCTCTATCTTGCCCTGTCGGTTTCAAAAACGGTACCAATGGCAGTATTCAGATTGCTGTGGATGCTGTTCGAGCTGCTCAAGTACCACATATTTTCTATTCGCCAGATAAAGATGGTGCAATGGCTGTATTAAGGACTTCTGGTAACCCTTACGGTCACATTATTTTGCGTGGTGGTGCTAAGCCTAATTACTTTGCTGAAGACATTGAAAAAGCAAGACAAGGATTGGAAAACGTTGGCCTATTCCAACGCATGGTCATCGATTTCAGCCACGGCAATAGCCAGAAACAGCACAAAAAGCAGTTAGAAGTGGCAGATAACATCATTGAACAACTTGAAAGTGGTAGTACGGCAATTGCTGGTATTATGGCTGAGAGCTTTATTGAGGAAGGCAATCAAAAAGTTGTACCAGATGCCCCCCTTGTATACGGCAAAAGTATTACCGATGCTTGTCTTCACTGGGAAGATACAAAGCTATTACTACAAAAGCTAGCTAAAGCGAGTCGTACCCGCCGAGAAAAACTAGCTTAAATTAAGCCTATCGAGGCATCATGTATTAGAATGATGCCTCTGATCCTTTAACTGGCTTTTGTACAGGGCAATCAGTTGTCGTTACTCCATCTTTCAAATCAGCTAACGGTTTAAACCCCAACTTAACTGCTTTGTTCAGATCTGAATGTGAAATGGTATGTATATTCACACTCAATTCAGGAGCCCCACACTGCGCGATGACCATCATCCCATTGATTGTGCCACAACTTGATGTAATGACTTCCACTCCATCTTTAGACAATTTTTCCGCCGTTTGCTTAATCGTTAGACCGCCACCAATACATTGTTTAGCGCCATCATTGATATAAACCTGTACTTGCTGAACAGTTTTTGACTCACTGCTACACGCTGTAGACAGTAAACCAAGAAGCAAAACACCTATAAGTCTTCTCATTAAGCTTTCCTTAAAGTTTTTACTGAACATCTCCTGAATAACTACCTGATAACTAGGGCCATTGTTTGCTCGCTAAGGCTTTGCAGTGTTATTCCGTGTAACCATTTCTAACAATACACAAGTTTGCCAATGCCTACCATCACAAGTCCAGATCATTTACTTTCTTTATTAGCAAGCCAGCAAGCCAAGATAGAAAAAAGTCCCGAACAAACAGATAATTATATACTCACAGTAAATACCAACACAGGCAGTAAACAATACACATTAACTATTCCCGAAAATCGGAGCCTCAGTAGTGTACAACGAACTCATGTTGGTTCAAAAAGAAAGGACTTTGGTAGAGTAGTTGCGGATTTTATGAAGACTTCAAGCCTTACATGGATTAAAGAAGCAATTACCAATGGCAGCCTAGAACAATATATAAAAAGCGCTAAGACAACTAAGCGAGAAGTAAAAGCACTTTCTGACATTCAAATAAGAGACATCACCGGTGAATGCTTGAGCCATAACTTTCAATTAGTGCCCTTTGCTCAAGGTGAATTATTGTCATTAAAGTACTTTGTAAATCAAGCAATGGTAGTAAAGTGGCAACTCTATTCCCAATTACAAACCCAGTTAGATTGTACTAGTAGAGTCACACACAATGAGATTTTAGACTCCGGCGATATAATCAGAGTAAACCCTCTTAACCAAAACCCTGTAGAGCTTTATCCGCAATTAACAGAACTTATAACTGCACAAGAGCAAGATTCTTCACCAATACTCTTTTTCTATTACACTGATTCAAATCATGGTCGTGAAAGCAATACCCGTAGATATTACTTCGTCCAAACGAATGACCTTGAGCTATATACAATAGTAGAGTCTAAAACACCGATCTCACGACAGGATTTTCAGCAGCAACAACTTATTGCTGAAATGCTATCCAAGACTCAATCAATTGAAGTCTTACCCCACTGTATTCTCGTAGACTTGAATGCAATTGCAGTTGCACAATCAGGCTGTAGCTTCAAATACACATATACACAAAGTAAACTCAAAGACCCTAAACTTCATCAATTCAAAGCGCTATGTGAATCAATGTGTACTCTTCATGAGTCAGGTTGGTATCTCAATAATCTCTGCTCAGAGTCTCTTCAAGTTGATCCCGAAACATTAAGAGTAGAGTTAAGCGATCCCAGCTTTCTGATTAGCGCTCAACATCTTCAAGATTTAAAACAGGCTAGGGATACAAAAGCAGATTCAACTCCATCTAAACTTTCTAATGGGTTTGGTCATATACATTTCAACAATAAGTTAATCCCGAAGTGGCTATTATATTGGCTATCTACTTTTGACCCAGAGGCGTTTGAAGTCGCCGATACATACTGCCTGCTACAGACAATATTAGAATCCAGATCTTTATGCGTTAGAGATATGATCCGCGAAGACCTAATAAATACTAAATGTCGTGGTCTTTATCTACCAATCAACAGAGTGCTATTCGAATCTATGTTGAAAAAGATAGTTAAACCACATTATCTTGAGGAAGTTCTTAATTTTTTATCCGATCCTGTGGGTCATCCACTAGATACAAGACTTGTAAATATCATAGACTGGGATAAAGCATAACTATGAATCAATAAACTAATGAAATAGGGCGTGTTGATCTTTCTTGATCATTTTTACAGCGATAAATTGGTTATCTGAAGTCGTGAAGGATTCGAACCTTCGAAGAATAGATTAATAGATTAATAGATTAAAAAACAAAGACGCTCTTTATATGAGAAAGCGAATGCGCTAACGATTTATTTAAATTTTGATGGAATATTTGTAGAGTGGTGGGTCGTGAAGGATTCGAACCTTCGACCAATTGGTTAAAAGCCAACTGCTCTACCGACTGAGCTAACGACCCATCTGGTGGTTATGTTTTACTTCTTTCTCTTAGAAAAGAGCCTAAAAAAGTGGTGGGTCGTGAAGGATTCGAACCTTCGACCAATTGGTTAAAAGCCAACTGCTCTACCGACTGAGCTAACGACCCATCAGATGATTTGTTTTACTTCCTTATCTTTTAACAAAGAATCTAAAGAAGTGGTGGGTCGTGAAGGATTCGAACCTTCGACCAATTGGTTAAAAGCCAACTGCTCTACCGACTGAGCTAACGACCCATCTGTTGGTTATGTTTTACTTCCTTATCTTAATAAAGAGCCTTAAGAAGTGGTGGGTCGTGAAGGATTCGAACCTTCGACCAATTGGTTAAAAGCCAACTGCTCTACCGACTGAGCTAACGACCCATCTGTTGGTTATGTTTTACTTCCTTCTCTTAATAAAGAGCCTTAAGAAGTGGTGGGTCGTGAAGGATTCGAACCTTCGACCAATTGGTTAAAAGCCAACTGCTCTACCGACTGAGCTAACGACCCATCAGGTTGATTATATTTTACTTCGCAATCTTAGAAGTGGTGGGTCGTGAAGGATTCGAACCTTCGACCAATTGGTTAAAAGCCAACTGCTCTACCGACTGAGCTAACGACCCATCAAGGATTTTGTTTTACTTCCTGCTCTTAAATAAAGAACCTTAAGAAGTGGTGGGTCGTGAAGGATTCGAACCTTCGACCAATTGGTTAAAAGCCAACTGCTCTACCGACTGAGCTAACGACCCACTCTTATCTCAACCCGACCATGCCGTGCTGAGGGCGCCTATAATACCGTTTTCCTTTTGTCATGCAAGTGCAAGAACACGATTTTTTTTCGTTTGACTGAAAAACAATCTAAGCGCCCAAATTTTAGTGACTTATCACGCAATTTTTATAGAGCAGCGATATTTTGCTTAGCAATTCGAGCTTCTGAGCTTTGTGGGTATTCATTCAAAACTCGTTGATAGTATCGTTTTGCTAATCTTTTATCGTTTTCTTTTTCAGCAATCTTGCCAAGCTTGATCATGCTATCCGCTCGTTTGCCCGACTTTTCAAACTTATTTACAACAGTTTGAAATGCAATTTTGGCATTTTTTAAATCACCTTTATTAAACTGAAGCTGACCTAACCAGTAATTGGCATTATCTGAAAAGCTAGAATTTGGGTATTTACTGATAAAATCTTTAAAGGCAGGGATCGCAGCATCGTATTTGCGGTCTTTTAAAACCAAATTAACCGCACGCTGATAGCTATCAGTCTCTGACAAACTACCTGTTGTTTCTGTACCAGTAGTAGATTCAGGGTTCGTGTTTGCAGATGGCGTCGTTTGTGCTGGTTGAGATTGCACTTTTGCTAGCTCATCAAACAACTGACGCTGACGCTGTAATATTTGCTCTATTTGATAAGCTTGCTGCTCATTCAAACCTCGCAAATCCTGTACTTCTTGTTGCAAAGTGTCTACACGCTGTTGAAGTTCAAATTCAGCCTGCTGTTTGGCTTTAATTATCCGTTCAAGACGAGAAACTCTGTCATTCTGAGAGCCGCCAGCGAGATCCACTACTGGAGAGGGCGCAGCATTTGCCGCGCCCACTCCAAGGAAAACCACCGTGGCTAAGACGGTTTTTTTCATTCTGTCACTCCATTAACTGAAGAGTAAAGCTTTTATCTCGTCATATCTGCATGAGCAAATATCCAGAGCCTTTTGCATTATAAAAGTCACTAGACCCCTTTCTTCATAGGAGTGACGAAAAAATCTATTTAGTAAACAAGTACCGCACGACGGTTTTGTGCAAACGCTGCTTCAGTGTGACCAGGGTTAGCTGGCTTTTCTTCACCGTAGCTAACTACAGTCATTTGACTAGCTTGTACGCCCATGTTTTGTAGGAATTTTTGAACTGCTTTAGCACGACGCTCACCTAATGCGATGTTGTACTCAGGTGTACCACGCTCATCAGTGTGACCTTCAATCATTACTTTTACATTTGGATGCTCAAGTAAGTAGTTACCGTGTGCACGTAGAGTTTCTGCAAAAGCTGATTTGATTTGGCTGTTATCAAAATCGAAGTAGATCACGTTGTCTTTACGTAATTCTGCTTCTTTTTCAGCTCTGATTTCTTCAGGAGTTTTAACTACTGCTGCACTGCCAGTTTCAACACCACTTGCTGCTTGAGAACTATTCGCTGCATTTCCTTGAGTAGACTCAGTTTGAGAGGTAGAGCTACAAGCACTGATCGCTAACACAGGTAGTGCCACTAACATAGCTTTTAACAACTTATTCAGATCCATTATCTGTTCCTTTTCTAAGTTTAAATTATAAAAATGGTGACCAAGACGGAGATTTCACCTCCCCTTGACCAGCTGGCAATCTTGCTTTGAAGCGGCCATCCATCGAAACGGCAGCTAACACTTGCTTCCCTTGAAACACAGTACCGTAAATAACCATAGTACCATTTGGCGCAATGCTTGGCGACTCATCCAAAGTAGTAGAAGTTAGCACCTGTAAAAATCGGGTATCTAAGTCCATTCTCGCAATATGAAAACGGTTATTGGTGCGATTCACAAATACAATCGCTTTTCCATCAGGTGTTACAGAACCACCAAGATTCCATTCACCATCAAAGGTTAAACGTCTTATCTTACCAGATTGTATATTCATTTGATAAATCTGAGGACGTCCACCACGCTCTGACGTAAAAACAATTGATTTTCCATCAGGGAACCATGAAGGCTCAGTATCAATTGAATAATGATTTGTTAGTCGACGCAAGCGTTTAGTTGCAATATCAAGTAAATAAATATCTGGTTGGCCATCTTTCGACAAAGTAATTGCTAACTTTTTACCGTCAGGTGACCACGCTGGAGCACCATTGATTCCAGGGTAACTGGTCACAACTTCACGCTGCTGAGTATAAATATCTTGAATAACGATTTGAGAACGGCGATTTTCAAACGTTACATAAGCTAATTTTCTGCCATTTGGTGACCACGCAGGAGACATCAAGGGTTCATCTGATTTGACCACCATGGTTTCGTTATAACCGTCATAATCGGCAATCATAAGGTGGAAAGGCTTAGCTTGGCTTCTATCAACGACAACGTAAGCGATACGCGTTAAAAATGCACCTTTGATACCTGTTAGTTTTTCATATACACGATTACTGATCATATGTGCGTAAGAACGAAATTGCTCCGCGGAAATCAAAACTTCACTTTGATCCAAAATCAGACTCTGAGGAGACGGAGCTGCACCTTGTTGTGGCAGTTGAGATTTGATTAAATCAATCAATTGAAACTTAACTTGGTACTGACCGTTACCATAAGGCTTCACTTTACCAACCAATAAGGCTTCAGAATCTACCCCTGACCAGTCTGTACCGCGAAAATTTGTTACGTCAGAAAGCCCTTGTTGAGGTAGAGACAACACATTTAACGGCGAGAATGTGCCACTTCTTTTTAGATCTGACATGACCACTTCAGAAATTTGCTGCGGTACCTGCCCTTGCCCTTCCCATACGAAAGGCATAATGGCAATAGGACGGGCGGCATCAACACCTTCCGTAATAACAATATCAAGTGCAGCTTTAGCTGGACTGGTAATTAAAATGGCAACAACAAAAAGCCACTTCCCAAAGGTTCTCATAAAATTCCTCAATTGAACTCAGGTGATACTTCTAAGTTAATATTCTTCATCTGTTCGTATACATTTGCATCTGGCGATATCGGTAATCGCCCTGCTTTGGTAATAGCAGTCTTAGTTGCACGACATACTACACTATCGCCACCAATAGTTTTACTAGATATGACAAAGCCATCTTGTGCTAAGCGAATATTCACACGGCACGTTTTACCATTCATCGATGGGTCTACCACCAAATTTCGTTTAATTGTTTGAGTGATCAGCGCCTTATATTTAGCAACTTCACTCAACACTTGGCGACTTCGCGTTTTACTCAATGCCGCTTGTTCAGCCTGCAAAGCTTTTGCTAAGTCATCTTCTTGCTTTTTACGAGCCGCTTCGGCTTCGCGTTTTTTACGCGCTTCAGCCTCTTTGCGTTTTCGTTCAGCTTCTGCTTTTTGGGCAGCCAACTCTTCTTTTTTACGCTTAATCGCGGCTGCCTTCGCAGCTTTTTCAGCAGCCCTTTGTTCAAGCTCTTTTTGCTTTCTGACTTTTTCCGCAGCAGCGGCTTTTTGCTTTTCCTGCTGTTCTTTTAACTTAGCTGCACGAGCAGCTGCAGAAGCTTTAGCGGCTTCGGCTTGTTTTTGTTTACGCTGTTGCTCAAGCTTTTTGATTCTATCTTGCTCTTTTTGCCTAGCTTTACGCGCAGCATCAAGTTTGCGCTGCAATTCTGCTTGGCGGTCTCTTTCACGTTTAGCAGCATCCGCTTTTTGTTTGCGAATTTCAGCTACTTTTTGTGCAACGGCTTTTGAGTCAACAACCACAGCTTTAAGTTTGGGCTCTGATGAAGCTTGTGGCAGCGCAGGCGGTTTTTTATCAAAATCGACACTAACAGCTAAAGCCGCAATTGCTCCAACATGAATAACTAATGAAATCAGTAAAGGAACAGAAAAATTAGAGTTTTGTGGCATCTAATTTTCCTCCGGCGATTCGGTCATTAATCCTACTGAAGGAACACCAGCAGCTTGAAGGCTTACCATCAACTGGATGACTCTATCATAAGGTATATTCCTATCAGCTTTCACAACAACTGGACGCTCTGGTTCAAGCTGAATGATTGCCGCAACTTCAATACTGATCTGCTCTAGCGTTTTGGGACTACTGGCAGGACCATCACCATCATTTAGGAAATAATCCCCCACAGAATCAATAGAGGCCACTAGTGGCGGTTTTCCTTCTGCTGGCAATGGTTCAGACTGAGCTGAAGGTAAGTCGACCTTTACCCCTTGAGTAACAATCGGCGCTGTTACCATAAAGATAATCAACAACACCAACATCACATCAATGTATGGGACAACATTGATTTCCGCTACAGGGCGACGACGCTTACGTTGATACACTTGCATCAAGCTTGTTCCTTCTTGGCGTAAGCTTGACGATGCAAAATATTAGAAAACTCTTCCATAAAATTAATGTAAGACGTTTCAAGTTTTTCCACATGATTGCTAAAACGGTTATAGGCAATAACAGCCGGGATTGCAGCAAACAAGCCCATTGCGGTTGCAATAAGCGCCTCTGCAATACCAGGAGCAACCATAGCCAATGTGGCATTTTCAACGGCACCAAGCGCAATAAATGAGTTCATGATCCCCCATACCGTACCGAATAGTCCGATATACGGGCTTGTTGACCCAATCGTCGCCAATAGTGATAAGTTAGATTCAAGACCATCAATTTCGCGAGACAATGTCACGCGCATCGCTCTGCCGGTTCCATCCATAACGGCTTCTGGTACGTTACCGTTCAATTGGCTTAATCGAGAATACTCTTTAAACCCAGATAAAAATAAACTGCCCATCCCATGTACACTGTCTTTACGAGCCGCTAACTCTTGATAAAGTTTGTTAAGGTCGACACCTGACCAGAAGCGATCTTCAAACTGAAATGATTGACTACGCGCAGCTGAAATGAGCTTCCGACGTTGAAAAATAACGGCCCAAGAAAGTACTGATAATGCTAACAAGGTAAGCATTACTAATTTAACGAGTAGGCTGGCTTCTAAAAATAATCCCAAAAAAGAAATATCAGCTTGCACTTAATAGCTCCTGCAAAATAGTTTGTGGCACCGCGGTAGGCCTCATTTTATTCAATTTGACACATACAACGACGACCTTCGCCTCACAATAACAGTTTTCCTGTTCATCGATGAGAGTTTGATGAAAAGTCAGCGAAGTCTTCCGGCTGTCAATAATCTTAGACACTACTGTAAGATTTTGTTCAAATTTAGCCGCAATTTTAAAATCAATCTCACAATGTTTTACTACAAATGCAATGTCGTTTTGTAACAATTGTGTTTGCTGTATTCCAATATGCTTTAGCCACTCCGTCCGAGCGCGTTCGAAAAAATTGAGATAATTTGAATGATAAACGACACCACCCGCATCGGTATCTTCATAGTAAATAGAAATTGGCCAACTAAACATATATGAATTAAATCTAATGCATCTAAATTTCAAACCTCAACTATAACGCATACTTACAACACTTGTGAATGCAGTTAAGTGGATTTTCAGCCAGTTATTTAGCAAAAATAGGTAGAACTTAACAGTACGTTTAATTGAGCCATCGTTTTGGTAACTATAAAGTTAAATATTTGTTTAGACTTATCAGTTATTTTCAATCTTGTGCTGAAGATTAGTTTTCTATAGAAGGAAGCTATTTCTTTTAAATAAAAATAATTTTGTGTATTTAACGGTTTTTCATCATTCCCACTTAACAAGGAAGCATTGAATCATTAACTAAATTAATGCTAAAAAATGCATCAAAAAAGCATACCAAGCCAATTAAATGCATAAACTATGAAATATCATGCATACAAATAGCCACCCCCACTCAAACCAAACAACCACCATATTAGTTTTTCTAATCCATAAATCTAGAAAATCTTGCTTGTTAACACAGAACACAATGCATAGAATGTACTTGTTTTCTGGAAGGACTGAAACTTCAGTTGTGAAAACAAAGAACATTTTCAATGGTGTGGACACACGGTTGATATCCCTGGTTCTTAAGGTTAACTTCCTACCTTTTTTTGTTGATTGTATTGTGCATTTTTGCCCACTTATTTTAAGTGGGCTTTTTTTTGCGTGCTTTTTAGAAATGAAAGATGAAATCAAGGAAAGTAATTTGAGATGACTTATACGCCTTTGCTTATCTGGATAACAACCCGTCTGTTTTGATCACGGCCAACAATGGTATCGTTCGAAGCTAAATGCTTAGTTTCTCCATGCCCTGTTGTAACAATGCGACTTTGCTGAATACCATTTTCCATCAAGTATTTTTTAATTTTATTCGCGCGGTCATTAGATATTCGCTTATTCACGTTTCTTGGGCCATAGCTATCGGTATACGCATCGACTAATACCAATTCGACCTCAGGATCATAAGACAAGTATTCTTGAACTCTCTGCATTTGTTTTTGTGAATACGCAGTTAACTCTTTGCCACCTGATTTAAAGTTCAAAACCGTAAAGGCAATATCATCGAATGAATATGGTAATAAGTTCGATAAACACTGCCTAAATTGGTTATACATTCTCTTAAAATTTGTCGCTGACAAACCAACTGCAACTTGCTGTTCAGAGTGATACCAATCTGTGTAATAAAATGTTGGTTGCATTCCGTTCGCCAATTCACTCAACATTGACCAAGCCGCAGGCTTTGGAACTTCGCCATTAAAATACCTTTGATAAGTGATTTCTGTAATGGCTTTGTCTGGCGTACCTGGCCGCCATTGAGGAGCAC is a window encoding:
- a CDS encoding flagellar protein MotY, which translates into the protein MWRQLTIAGLLLVPLTSTAQLRHFVATLDESQWRVTQNSPIECRLEHEIPLYGSAVFSSQASKKINLDFQLAMWQKPEKVTKALLVSRAPQWRPGTPDKAITEITYQRYFNGEVPKPAAWSMLSELANGMQPTFYYTDWYHSEQQVAVGLSATNFKRMYNQFRQCLSNLLPYSFDDIAFTVLNFKSGGKELTAYSQKQMQRVQEYLSYDPEVELVLVDAYTDSYGPRNVNKRISNDRANKIKKYLMENGIQQSRIVTTGHGETKHLASNDTIVGRDQNRRVVIQISKGV